One Nocardioides aromaticivorans genomic window carries:
- a CDS encoding WhiB family transcriptional regulator: MDWRHRSACLDEDPELFFPIGNTGPAILQIEEAKAVCRRCDVREQCLAWALEAGQDHGVWGGLSEDERRALKRRNARARVRQPV, translated from the coding sequence ATGGATTGGCGACACCGTTCCGCATGCCTCGACGAGGATCCGGAGCTGTTCTTCCCGATCGGCAACACCGGCCCGGCCATCCTCCAGATCGAGGAGGCCAAGGCGGTCTGCCGGCGCTGCGACGTGCGCGAGCAGTGCCTCGCGTGGGCGCTCGAGGCGGGACAGGACCACGGTGTCTGGGGTGGGCTCAGCGAGGACGAGCGCCGCGCGCTGAAGCGCCGCAACGCCCGCGCGAGGGTCCGCCAGCCGGTTTGA
- a CDS encoding RNA polymerase sigma factor SigF, producing MTADLSRGDRRSMSIEETRRRSAELFVVFRDEERSAAERDTARDALVHLHLPLVEHCARRFRNRGEPYEDLVQVGTIGLIKSVDRFDTERGVEFSTYATPTIIGEIKRYFRDKGWAIRVPRRLQELRMQISASTAELTQRLGRSPTPRELAEAIGCSVEEIVEGMESSNAYSTLSLDATDDDSDGGAGQSMLDAMGVDDEALEHVEIRESVKPLLENLPAREKKILLLRFFKNMTQSQIAEEIGVSQMHVSRLLSRTLEQLRQSLESEG from the coding sequence ATGACCGCCGACCTGTCTCGGGGCGATCGGCGGTCGATGTCGATCGAGGAGACCCGACGCCGCAGCGCCGAGCTCTTCGTCGTCTTCCGCGACGAGGAGCGCTCGGCCGCCGAGCGCGACACCGCGCGCGATGCCCTCGTCCACCTCCACCTGCCGCTCGTCGAGCACTGCGCGCGCCGCTTCCGCAACCGCGGCGAGCCCTACGAGGACCTGGTCCAGGTCGGCACGATCGGCCTGATCAAGTCCGTCGACCGCTTCGACACCGAGCGGGGCGTCGAGTTCTCGACCTACGCCACGCCCACGATCATCGGCGAGATCAAGCGCTACTTCCGTGACAAGGGCTGGGCGATCCGGGTGCCGCGGCGGCTGCAGGAGCTGCGGATGCAGATCAGCGCCTCCACCGCCGAGCTCACCCAGCGCCTGGGCCGCTCCCCCACGCCCCGCGAGCTCGCGGAGGCAATCGGCTGCTCGGTCGAGGAGATCGTCGAGGGCATGGAGTCGAGCAACGCCTACTCCACGCTCTCCCTCGACGCCACCGACGACGACTCCGACGGCGGCGCCGGGCAGAGCATGCTCGACGCGATGGGCGTCGACGACGAGGCGCTCGAGCACGTCGAGATCCGCGAGTCGGTCAAGCCGCTGCTGGAGAACCTCCCCGCCCGGGAGAAGAAGATCCTGCTGCTGCGGTTCTTCAAGAACATGACCCAGTCGCAGATCGCCGAGGAGATCGGCGTCTCGCAGATGCACGTCTCCCGGCTGCTCAGCCGCACCCTCGAGCAGCTGCGGCAGTCGCTGGAGTCCGAGGGCTGA
- a CDS encoding anti-sigma factor, translating to MSETSVPAAGATPMTGDPAEVELRLPADGAYASVLRTLAAGLAARVDFTMDDIEDLRIAVSEAAAMVLDEAAEGSVLDCVFRLQPGELAIAISAVASAPEAPDYESFGWQVLATLAAEAAIDATADTYTVRLTLRSSLES from the coding sequence ATGTCCGAGACGAGCGTCCCCGCGGCCGGCGCCACGCCCATGACCGGCGACCCCGCGGAGGTCGAGCTGCGGCTGCCCGCCGACGGCGCCTACGCGTCCGTCCTGCGCACCCTCGCCGCCGGCCTGGCTGCCCGGGTCGACTTCACGATGGACGACATCGAGGACCTGCGGATCGCGGTGTCCGAGGCGGCCGCGATGGTGCTGGACGAGGCGGCCGAGGGCTCGGTGCTCGACTGCGTGTTCCGCCTGCAGCCCGGCGAGCTGGCGATCGCGATCAGCGCCGTGGCGAGCGCGCCCGAGGCACCCGACTACGAGAGCTTCGGCTGGCAGGTGCTCGCCACGCTGGCCGCCGAGGCCGCCATCGACGCCACCGCGGACACCTACACGGTGCGGCTGACCCTCCGGTCCTCGCTCGAGTCATGA
- the sodN gene encoding superoxide dismutase, Ni, whose product MFSRLTRKLVAPTIEVSAHCDLPCGVYDPAQARIEAESIKAVIAKVADSDDPDFRTRAVLIKEQRSELVKHHLWVLWTDYFKPPHFEKYPQLHTLVNEATKLAGAAGTKGTLDAAVADQLLAKIDEIAEIFWETKKA is encoded by the coding sequence ATGTTCTCGCGTCTCACCCGCAAGCTCGTCGCCCCCACGATCGAGGTCTCCGCCCACTGCGACCTGCCGTGCGGCGTCTACGACCCGGCCCAGGCCCGCATCGAGGCCGAGTCGATCAAGGCCGTCATCGCCAAGGTCGCGGACAGCGACGACCCGGACTTCCGCACCCGCGCGGTCCTGATCAAGGAGCAGCGCTCCGAGCTGGTCAAGCACCACCTGTGGGTGCTGTGGACCGACTACTTCAAGCCCCCGCACTTCGAGAAGTACCCGCAGCTGCACACCCTCGTCAACGAGGCCACGAAGCTCGCCGGTGCCGCCGGCACCAAGGGCACCCTCGACGCCGCGGTCGCCGACCAGCTGCTCGCCAAGATCGACGAGATCGCGGAGATCTTCTGGGAGACGAAGAAGGCCTGA
- the sodX gene encoding nickel-type superoxide dismutase maturation protease has product MAAGATGGRESGQAPVRRRVGLAVVHGDSMRPTLAPGDRLLVLWGARVRPGRVVVARFADGTVVVKRAAERRDDGWWLRGDNPDAGVDSRHRGAVPEGEVWAVARARLWPRPRLL; this is encoded by the coding sequence ATGGCAGCCGGGGCAACGGGAGGTCGGGAGTCCGGACAGGCGCCGGTACGGCGCAGGGTGGGCCTGGCCGTCGTCCACGGCGACTCGATGCGGCCGACGCTCGCACCTGGGGACCGACTGCTGGTGCTGTGGGGCGCGCGGGTCCGGCCCGGGCGGGTGGTCGTGGCCCGTTTCGCCGACGGGACCGTGGTGGTCAAGCGGGCCGCCGAGCGCCGCGACGACGGATGGTGGCTGCGCGGGGACAACCCGGACGCCGGCGTGGACTCGCGGCACCGGGGCGCGGTGCCCGAGGGCGAGGTCTGGGCGGTCGCCCGGGCCCGGCTCTGGCCCCGTCCGCGCCTGCTGTGA
- a CDS encoding NAD(P)-dependent malic enzyme, translating to MATVPTADVSTKDQLSLAYTPGVAEVCEAIAADPELTRHYTWVPNTVAIVTDGTAVLGLGDIGPAAAMPVMEGKAVLFKQFGGVDGIPICLATTDVEEIIETVVRLAPSFGGINLEDISAPRCFEIEDRLKEALDIPVFHDDQHGTAVVTLAALVNALKLTGRSAESTRVVISGAGAAGVAIAKILLAAGIKDIAVTDRKGVVSSDRTDLTASKKALAELTADLCGRRGTLADAFDGADVYIGVSGGTVPEEVVATMADDAIIFAMANPNPEVHPEVAHRHARVVATGRSDFPNQINNVLAFPGIFRGAFDVHASSITENMKVAAADALAALVGDDLSEDFVIPSPFDPRVGPAVAAAVAEAARRDGVARA from the coding sequence ATGGCGACGGTACCCACGGCCGACGTCAGCACCAAGGACCAGCTGTCCCTCGCCTACACCCCCGGCGTCGCCGAGGTGTGCGAGGCGATCGCGGCCGACCCGGAGCTGACCCGTCACTACACCTGGGTGCCGAACACCGTCGCGATCGTCACCGACGGCACCGCCGTGCTCGGCCTGGGCGACATCGGCCCCGCCGCCGCGATGCCGGTCATGGAGGGCAAGGCGGTCCTGTTCAAGCAGTTCGGCGGTGTCGACGGCATCCCGATCTGCCTGGCGACCACCGACGTCGAGGAGATCATCGAGACCGTCGTCCGGCTCGCGCCGAGCTTCGGCGGCATCAACCTCGAGGACATCTCGGCACCGCGCTGCTTCGAGATCGAGGACCGCCTCAAGGAGGCCCTCGACATCCCGGTCTTCCACGACGACCAGCACGGCACGGCCGTGGTGACGCTCGCGGCCCTGGTCAACGCACTCAAGCTGACCGGCCGCAGCGCCGAGTCGACCCGCGTGGTCATCTCCGGCGCCGGCGCCGCCGGTGTCGCGATCGCGAAGATCCTGCTCGCCGCCGGCATCAAGGACATCGCGGTCACCGACCGCAAGGGCGTGGTCAGCTCCGACCGCACCGACCTCACGGCGTCGAAGAAGGCCCTGGCCGAGCTCACCGCCGACCTGTGCGGTCGCCGCGGCACGCTCGCCGACGCCTTCGACGGGGCCGACGTCTACATCGGCGTCTCCGGCGGCACCGTGCCCGAGGAGGTCGTCGCGACGATGGCCGACGACGCGATCATCTTCGCGATGGCCAACCCGAACCCGGAGGTCCACCCGGAGGTCGCCCACCGGCACGCCCGGGTCGTGGCCACCGGCCGCTCGGACTTCCCGAACCAGATCAACAACGTGCTCGCGTTCCCGGGCATCTTCCGCGGCGCCTTCGACGTCCACGCCAGCTCGATCACCGAGAACATGAAGGTCGCGGCCGCCGACGCGCTGGCCGCGCTCGTCGGTGACGACCTCTCCGAGGACTTCGTGATCCCCTCGCCGTTCGACCCGCGGGTCGGTCCGGCGGTGGCGGCCGCGGTCGCCGAGGCGGCGCGCCGCGACGGCGTCGCCCGCGCCTGA
- a CDS encoding zinc-binding dehydrogenase encodes MFAVYADSFASSADDPLTGLVLGERPDPVAPEGWTTVTVKAASLNHHDLWSLRGVGLKAEALPMILGCDAAGYDEDGNEVVVHAVVSDPAWIGDETLDPRRSLLSERHQGTLADKVIVPTRNVVPKPASMSFEEAACLPTAWLTAYRMLFTQGGLKAGDTVLVQGAGGGVATALVALARAGGLRVLATSRDEAKRAKALELGAHEVFESGARLPVKVDAVMETVGRATWSHSIRALRPGGKIVISGTTSGPNLDDAELTRIFFLQLSVIGSTMGTRDELASLVTMLDATGVRPVIDRVLPMTEAREGFAAMAAGDVFGKIVFTR; translated from the coding sequence GTGTTCGCCGTCTACGCAGACTCCTTCGCCAGCTCCGCCGACGACCCGCTGACCGGCCTCGTGCTCGGGGAGCGCCCCGACCCGGTCGCTCCCGAGGGCTGGACGACGGTCACCGTGAAGGCGGCCTCGCTCAACCACCACGACCTGTGGTCGCTGCGCGGCGTCGGCCTCAAGGCCGAGGCGCTGCCGATGATCCTGGGCTGCGACGCGGCCGGGTACGACGAGGACGGCAACGAGGTCGTCGTCCACGCCGTCGTCTCCGACCCGGCGTGGATCGGTGACGAGACCCTCGACCCCCGCCGCTCGCTGCTGTCCGAGCGCCACCAGGGCACCCTCGCCGACAAGGTCATCGTGCCGACGCGCAATGTCGTGCCGAAGCCCGCGTCGATGTCCTTCGAGGAGGCTGCCTGCCTCCCGACGGCGTGGCTGACGGCGTACCGGATGCTCTTCACGCAGGGCGGGCTCAAGGCCGGCGACACGGTGCTCGTGCAGGGCGCCGGAGGTGGGGTCGCGACCGCGCTCGTCGCGCTGGCCCGCGCCGGTGGCCTGCGGGTGCTGGCCACCAGCCGCGACGAGGCCAAGCGCGCCAAGGCGCTCGAGCTCGGCGCCCACGAGGTGTTCGAGTCCGGCGCACGCCTGCCCGTGAAGGTCGACGCCGTCATGGAGACCGTCGGCCGCGCGACGTGGTCGCACTCGATCCGCGCGCTGCGTCCCGGGGGCAAGATCGTCATCTCCGGCACCACCTCCGGCCCGAACCTCGACGACGCCGAGCTGACCCGGATCTTCTTCCTCCAGCTCTCCGTGATCGGCTCCACGATGGGCACCCGCGACGAGCTGGCCAGCCTGGTCACGATGCTCGACGCCACCGGCGTGCGTCCGGTGATCGACCGGGTGCTGCCGATGACCGAGGCGCGCGAGGGATTCGCGGCGATGGCGGCCGGTGACGTCTTCGGGAAGATCGTCTTCACGCGCTGA
- a CDS encoding MDR family MFS transporter has protein sequence MTAPTGPTETGDANDVTEFEQEFSAPATPGAATAPVGRTPLVIKLLVAATFVVILNETTLVNAVPRLMTDFNITETTAQWSLTVFMLTMAAVIPVTGWFLQRVTTRTAYATAMITFSLGTLVAGVAPTFGALLVGRVVQAGGTAVMMPLLMTTLMTVVAAEDRGRVMGQVTLAMSCAPALGPAVSGVLLHFGSWRLIFAVVLPIAVLVGFFGFKQLENVGETTSSPISWASVVLAAGGFSTFVFGLSKVGHSAWETVAAFIGGGVALIALFVLLQLRLQRSDRPLMDLRTLKTRNFTVSLILMSAGFMAFLGSMLLLPLYLQNLRGLSELQTGLLVMPGGLAMGLLGPQVGKVFDRIGARPLVIPGSIAMVALLFGLSRIGADTPYPVLVALHVALMASLATIFTPVFTIGLGDLAPQLYSHGSSLLGTLQQVAGAIGTALLVVIMTNRTESLAEDGASKADAFMGGLQWAFFAGGVIGLVVIAMSLLLPSKAETPAGAHGGH, from the coding sequence ATGACTGCGCCCACCGGGCCCACCGAGACCGGCGACGCCAACGACGTCACCGAGTTCGAGCAGGAGTTCAGCGCCCCGGCGACCCCGGGTGCCGCCACCGCTCCCGTCGGCCGCACCCCGCTCGTGATCAAGCTGCTCGTCGCGGCGACCTTCGTCGTGATCCTGAACGAGACCACGCTGGTCAACGCCGTCCCCAGGCTGATGACCGACTTCAACATCACCGAGACCACCGCCCAGTGGTCGCTGACGGTGTTCATGCTGACGATGGCCGCGGTCATCCCGGTGACGGGCTGGTTCCTGCAGCGGGTGACCACGCGCACGGCGTACGCCACCGCGATGATCACCTTCAGCCTCGGCACCCTCGTCGCGGGGGTCGCCCCCACCTTCGGGGCGCTGCTCGTCGGCCGGGTCGTCCAGGCCGGTGGTACGGCGGTCATGATGCCGCTGCTGATGACCACCCTGATGACGGTCGTCGCCGCGGAGGACCGCGGCCGGGTCATGGGCCAGGTCACCCTGGCCATGTCCTGCGCCCCGGCGCTCGGCCCCGCCGTGTCCGGCGTCCTGCTCCACTTCGGCTCGTGGCGGCTCATCTTCGCCGTCGTGCTCCCGATCGCCGTGCTGGTCGGCTTCTTCGGCTTCAAGCAGCTCGAGAACGTCGGTGAGACCACCTCGAGCCCGATCAGCTGGGCGAGCGTCGTGCTGGCCGCGGGCGGCTTCAGCACCTTCGTGTTCGGCCTCAGCAAGGTCGGCCACTCCGCGTGGGAGACCGTGGCGGCCTTCATCGGCGGCGGCGTCGCCCTCATCGCGCTGTTCGTCCTGCTGCAGCTGCGCCTGCAGCGCTCCGACCGACCGCTGATGGACCTGCGCACGCTGAAGACCCGCAACTTCACGGTGTCGCTGATCCTGATGTCGGCCGGCTTCATGGCCTTCCTCGGCTCGATGCTGCTGCTGCCGCTCTACCTGCAGAACCTGCGTGGCCTCAGCGAGCTGCAGACCGGCCTCCTGGTGATGCCGGGTGGCCTGGCGATGGGTCTGCTCGGTCCGCAGGTCGGCAAGGTGTTCGACCGGATCGGCGCCCGCCCGCTGGTCATCCCCGGCTCGATCGCGATGGTGGCGCTGCTGTTCGGCCTGAGCAGGATCGGCGCCGACACGCCGTACCCGGTGCTCGTGGCGCTCCACGTCGCGCTGATGGCGAGCCTCGCGACCATCTTCACGCCGGTCTTCACGATCGGCCTGGGTGACCTCGCGCCGCAGCTGTACTCGCACGGCAGCTCGCTGCTCGGCACGCTGCAGCAGGTCGCCGGCGCCATCGGCACCGCGCTGCTGGTCGTCATCATGACCAACCGCACGGAGAGCCTCGCCGAGGACGGCGCCAGCAAGGCGGACGCGTTCATGGGCGGTCTGCAGTGGGCGTTCTTCGCCGGCGGCGTGATCGGCCTCGTCGTGATCGCCATGTCGCTGCTGCTGCCGTCGAAGGCGGAGACGCCGGCTGGTGCGCACGGCGGGCACTGA
- a CDS encoding alpha/beta fold hydrolase — MPTAVQSLTTAARNAWAISPLGPGIEQYDGLPATVLSDAPHRRLSRYDRTTPATAPRPVLLVPPLAVSARCFDLRPGQSLAAHLLESGRATYLVDYGAIGFADRAMGFETWMDDILPTAIHAVLDDHAEAGDRADGVDLVGWSLGGTLSLLTAAAHPDLPIASLTAFGTPIDYSLIPAVQPLIVADRLLGSRAVTAPTAALGGVPRHVVRASYRAMAPRRELTKAYHLAKNILDAETLARTTAIDGFIAEMPGYPGRAYHQIHTRLMVRNELATGTVQLGRDRKVSLGDIRTRVLFVGSETDNIADGPAVRAGADVVPGARYAAADGLSHLGLVAGPRAAQVSWPVMDEFLG; from the coding sequence GTGCCCACCGCAGTCCAGAGCCTGACCACCGCCGCCCGCAACGCGTGGGCGATCTCCCCCCTCGGTCCCGGCATCGAGCAGTACGACGGCCTGCCGGCCACCGTGCTCAGCGACGCCCCGCACCGCCGGCTCTCCCGGTACGACCGCACCACGCCGGCGACCGCGCCGCGGCCGGTGCTGCTGGTGCCGCCCCTGGCCGTCTCGGCCCGGTGCTTCGACCTCCGGCCGGGCCAGAGCCTGGCCGCCCACCTGCTGGAGAGCGGCCGGGCGACGTACCTCGTCGACTACGGCGCCATCGGGTTCGCCGACCGGGCGATGGGCTTCGAGACCTGGATGGACGACATCCTCCCGACGGCGATCCACGCCGTGCTCGACGACCACGCCGAGGCCGGCGACCGGGCCGACGGCGTCGACCTCGTCGGCTGGTCCCTCGGCGGGACGCTGAGCCTGCTCACCGCCGCCGCGCACCCGGACCTGCCGATCGCGTCGCTGACCGCCTTCGGCACGCCGATCGACTACTCCCTGATCCCGGCGGTCCAGCCGCTGATCGTCGCCGACCGCCTGCTCGGCTCGCGGGCCGTCACCGCGCCGACCGCCGCGCTGGGCGGCGTCCCGCGGCACGTGGTGCGGGCCAGCTATCGCGCCATGGCGCCCAGGCGCGAGCTCACCAAGGCCTACCACCTGGCCAAGAACATCCTCGACGCGGAGACGCTCGCCCGGACCACCGCCATCGACGGCTTCATCGCCGAGATGCCCGGCTACCCGGGCCGCGCCTACCACCAGATCCACACCCGGCTCATGGTCCGCAACGAGCTGGCCACCGGCACCGTCCAGCTGGGCCGGGACCGGAAGGTCAGCCTCGGCGACATCCGCACCCGCGTGCTCTTCGTCGGCAGCGAGACCGACAACATCGCCGACGGTCCGGCCGTGCGGGCCGGCGCCGACGTCGTACCGGGGGCGCGGTACGCCGCCGCCGACGGCCTCAGCCACCTCGGCCTCGTCGCCGGACCGCGGGCCGCGCAGGTGAGCTGGCCGGTGATGGACGAGTTCCTGGGCTGA
- a CDS encoding TetR family transcriptional regulator, with protein sequence MTGSRVEQKERTRRAILDAALALSEDTTLVALSLRQVAKEVGIVPTAFYRHFPSIEDLGLALVEESLDTLRALLRELRRTAGDDFRSIIDGSVAVLVTQVHQDQAHFGFIARERFAGPATVREAIARGIELAERELAIDLAHLPGTDQWSEEDLRVLSTLIVGAMVATAERLLTAGPGSAEEQRIAATARTQLRMMLIGAMHWRSRP encoded by the coding sequence ATGACCGGGTCACGCGTCGAGCAGAAGGAGCGCACCCGCCGCGCGATCCTCGACGCGGCGCTCGCGCTGTCCGAGGACACCACCCTGGTCGCCCTGTCGCTGCGCCAGGTCGCCAAGGAGGTCGGCATCGTGCCGACCGCGTTCTACCGGCACTTCCCCTCCATCGAGGACCTCGGCCTGGCGCTCGTCGAGGAGTCGCTCGACACGCTGCGCGCGTTGCTGCGCGAGCTGCGGCGTACGGCCGGCGACGACTTCCGCTCGATCATCGACGGCTCCGTGGCCGTGCTGGTGACCCAGGTCCACCAGGACCAGGCCCACTTCGGGTTCATCGCCCGTGAGCGGTTCGCCGGGCCGGCCACCGTCCGGGAGGCGATCGCGCGCGGCATCGAGCTGGCCGAGCGCGAGCTCGCCATCGACCTCGCCCACCTGCCCGGCACCGACCAGTGGTCCGAGGAGGACCTGCGGGTGCTGTCCACCCTGATCGTGGGCGCGATGGTCGCGACCGCCGAGCGACTGCTGACCGCCGGCCCCGGCTCCGCGGAGGAGCAGAGGATCGCCGCGACCGCCCGTACGCAGCTGCGGATGATGCTCATCGGCGCGATGCACTGGCGCTCCCGCCCCTGA
- a CDS encoding ferredoxin reductase has translation MSALISPPAPSGAVGRLLRSRLAAALATPHTVDRYLERFNPMWAAHEVRARIVSVHRETAGQDTAPVATLTLQPTSTWRGHRAGQHVLVGVELPGSAKRLTRAFSISSAASAPGEQITLTIRAHDEGQVSSYLVREAQPGTILHLSQAQGEFTLVESPATPTNNHLLFITGGSGITPAMSMVRTLLRDGYDGRAGRKVTFLHFARSPEDQIFAEELAGIAAADNDVTVHLRHGDQVFSEFELRRLVPDHRNTDTWLCGPAGLVDLVRDAYTDGEGELSPRLRMEFFKPAVARTAQPGETVEGEVSFTRSGKSAAATGASLLEQAEELGLKPEFGCRMGICFSCTRTKTAGTVRNVLTGEESSLPDEEIRICVTSAAGDCHIDL, from the coding sequence ATGTCAGCGCTCATCTCCCCGCCCGCGCCCAGCGGCGCCGTCGGGCGGCTCCTGCGCTCGCGGCTCGCCGCGGCCCTCGCCACGCCCCACACCGTCGACCGGTACCTCGAGCGGTTCAACCCGATGTGGGCGGCCCACGAGGTCCGTGCCCGCATCGTGTCCGTCCACCGCGAGACCGCCGGACAGGACACCGCGCCGGTCGCCACGCTGACCCTGCAGCCGACGAGCACCTGGCGCGGCCACCGCGCCGGCCAGCACGTCCTCGTCGGCGTCGAGCTGCCGGGCTCGGCCAAGCGGCTCACCCGCGCGTTCTCGATCTCGTCCGCCGCCTCGGCGCCGGGCGAGCAGATCACGCTCACGATCCGCGCGCACGACGAGGGCCAGGTGTCGTCGTACCTGGTCCGGGAGGCGCAGCCCGGCACGATCCTGCACCTGTCGCAGGCGCAGGGCGAGTTCACCCTCGTCGAGAGCCCGGCGACGCCGACCAACAACCACCTGCTCTTCATCACCGGCGGCTCGGGCATCACGCCCGCGATGTCGATGGTGCGGACCCTCCTGCGCGACGGGTACGACGGCCGCGCCGGCCGCAAGGTGACCTTCCTCCACTTCGCGCGCAGTCCCGAGGACCAGATCTTCGCCGAGGAGCTCGCCGGGATCGCCGCGGCCGACAACGACGTGACCGTCCACCTGCGCCACGGCGACCAGGTCTTCAGCGAGTTCGAGCTGCGCCGTCTGGTGCCGGACCACCGCAACACCGACACCTGGCTGTGCGGCCCCGCCGGGCTCGTCGACCTGGTCCGCGACGCCTACACCGACGGCGAGGGCGAGCTCTCGCCGCGCCTGCGGATGGAGTTCTTCAAGCCCGCCGTCGCGCGTACCGCCCAGCCGGGCGAGACCGTCGAGGGGGAGGTGTCCTTCACTCGCTCCGGCAAGTCCGCCGCGGCCACGGGGGCCAGCCTGCTGGAGCAGGCCGAGGAGCTCGGCCTGAAGCCGGAGTTTGGCTGCCGGATGGGCATCTGCTTCTCCTGCACCCGCACCAAGACCGCCGGCACCGTCCGCAACGTCCTCACCGGCGAGGAGTCCTCCCTGCCGGACGAGGAGATCCGGATCTGCGTCACCAGCGCCGCTGGTGACTGCCACATCGACCTCTGA
- a CDS encoding fatty acid desaturase family protein codes for MTATVTEHDEKYHGLTAEQIEKLGEELDAIRQRVIADLGETDAAYLRKVVTTQRKLEIAGRALFYLPVVGWVPAVACLSVSKILDNMEIGHNVMHGQYDFLGDPAFNSRMFDWDTVCPGEQWKYSHNYIHHTFTNIVGKDRDVGYGILRMDPEQKWHPYYLGNPLYAFLLMTFFEWGVALHDLEVENIVSGKRKLADNKPLYPGLMRKIRKQALKDYVLFPALTGPLFPLTFAGNAVANLVRNVWAFNIIFCGHFPAGVASFSEEETENETRGHWYLRQMLGSANIKGSKLMHVMSGNLSHQIEHHLFPDLPARRYPEIAGEVQEICERYGLPYNTGRLSQQLFSVFRKIVRYSFPGGTAKVSPVRGPGSVTEDSLAA; via the coding sequence ATGACCGCCACCGTCACCGAGCACGACGAGAAGTACCACGGCCTCACCGCCGAGCAGATCGAGAAGCTGGGCGAGGAGCTCGACGCCATCCGCCAGCGCGTCATCGCCGACCTCGGCGAGACCGACGCGGCGTACCTCCGCAAGGTCGTGACGACCCAGCGCAAGCTGGAGATCGCCGGCCGCGCGCTGTTCTACCTGCCCGTCGTCGGCTGGGTGCCGGCCGTGGCCTGCCTGAGCGTGTCGAAGATCCTCGACAACATGGAGATCGGGCACAACGTGATGCACGGGCAGTACGACTTCCTGGGCGACCCGGCCTTCAACTCCCGCATGTTCGACTGGGACACCGTGTGCCCGGGCGAGCAGTGGAAGTACTCGCACAACTACATCCACCACACCTTCACCAACATCGTCGGCAAGGACCGCGACGTGGGCTACGGGATCCTGCGGATGGACCCCGAGCAGAAGTGGCACCCGTACTACCTCGGCAACCCGCTCTACGCGTTCCTGCTGATGACCTTCTTCGAGTGGGGCGTCGCGCTGCACGACCTCGAGGTGGAGAACATCGTCTCCGGCAAGCGGAAGCTCGCCGACAACAAGCCGCTCTACCCGGGCCTGATGCGCAAGATCCGCAAGCAGGCGCTGAAGGACTACGTCCTCTTCCCTGCCCTGACCGGCCCGCTCTTCCCGCTCACCTTCGCCGGCAATGCGGTCGCCAACCTGGTCCGCAACGTGTGGGCCTTCAACATCATCTTCTGCGGCCACTTCCCGGCCGGCGTGGCGTCCTTCTCCGAGGAGGAGACCGAGAACGAGACGCGCGGCCACTGGTACCTGCGCCAGATGCTCGGCTCGGCCAACATCAAGGGCAGCAAGCTGATGCACGTGATGAGCGGCAACCTGTCGCACCAGATCGAGCACCACCTGTTCCCGGACCTGCCGGCACGGCGCTACCCCGAGATCGCGGGAGAGGTGCAGGAGATCTGCGAGCGCTACGGCCTGCCCTACAACACCGGTCGGCTCAGCCAGCAGCTGTTCAGCGTGTTCCGCAAGATCGTGCGCTACTCGTTCCCCGGCGGTACGGCGAAGGTGTCGCCCGTGCGCGGCCCCGGGTCCGTGACCGAGGACTCGTTGGCAGCCTGA